The Triticum aestivum cultivar Chinese Spring chromosome 7B, IWGSC CS RefSeq v2.1, whole genome shotgun sequence genome window below encodes:
- the LOC123161723 gene encoding actin-related protein 2/3 complex subunit 3 produces MVYHSSFIDDDGITNACGCPLLPLKTHIKGPAPASDSDKADIVDEAITFFRANVFFKNFHVKSPADKLLIYLTSYINIALKRLETCRTLAVGTKAIINLGLEKVPVPGEPGFPFPGLFTLPQSGEEAELLRNYLKQIREETSGRLLNCAYRANGTPNKWWLAFAKRKFMNVVIL; encoded by the exons ATG GTTTATCACTCTAGTTTCATTGATGATGACGGGATCACAAATGCCTGTGGGTGTCCTTTGCTTCCACTCAAAACCCATATAAAGGGCCCAGCCCCAGCCTCAGATTCAG ATAAGGCGGATATAGTTGATGAAGCGATAACTTTCTTCCGTGCAAATGTTTTCTTCAAAAACTTCCATGTCAAAAGCCCAGCAGACAAATTGCTCATCTATCTGACATCTTACATCAATATTGCCTTGAAAAGACTAGAAACCTGCCGGACGCTGGCTGTCGGAACTAAGGCAATCATTAACCTGGGGTTGGAAAAAGTTCCTGTGCCTGGGGAACCAGGGTTTCCTTTCCCTGGACTTTTCACTCTCCCCCAATCTGGGGAGGAAGCAG AACTGTTGAGGAACTATCTGAAGCAGATAAGGGAGGAAACGAGCGGGAGGCTGCTCAACTGCGCATACAGAGCTAATGGCACTCCCAACAAATGGTGGCTGGCTTTTGCGAAGAGGAAGTTCATGAACGTTGTCATCCTTTAG